The proteins below come from a single Aspergillus oryzae RIB40 DNA, chromosome 5 genomic window:
- a CDS encoding rhamnogalacturonan acetylesterase RgaE (predicted protein), with product MRSVLLPLSLLPSVLGATIYLAGDSTMAASGGGSGTDGWGQYVNDVSITVSNKAIGGRSARSYTREGRFDAIADLLQEGDYVVIEFGHNDGGSLSTDNGRTDCPGTGSETCETTYDGQAETVLTFPAYLENAAKTFVDKGAKVLISSQTPNNVWESGEYSYSPSRFVEYAQLAAETAGVDYVDHGAYVAARYEALGADTVNSYYPNDHTHTSPEGAQVVADAFLKAVACSDVALKEVLTSTDFPGDCL from the exons ATGAGATCcgtccttctccccctgtcccttcttcccagcgTCCTGGGCGCCACCATCTATCTAGCTGGGGACTCAACCATGGCTGCAAGCGGCGGCGGGTCTGGCACCGACG GATGGGGACAGTATGTCAACGACGTGTCTATCACCGTCTCCAACAAAGCAATCGGCGGTCGTAGCGCCCGCTCCTATACCCGCGAAGGCCGTTTCGACGCCATCGCCGACCTCCTGCAAGAAGGGGACTACGTGGTGATCGAGTTCGGACACAACGACGGCGGCTCGCTGAGCACCGACAACGGTCGCACCGACTGCCCCGGAACGGGCTCGGAGACGTGCGAGACCACCTACGACGGCCAAGCGGAAACCGTCCTCACCTTCCCGGCATACTTGGAGAACGCGGCCAAGACCTTCGTGGACAAAGGGGCCAAGGTCCTGATCTCCAGCCAGACTCCGAACAATGTCTGGGAGTCGGGAGAGTATTCCTATTCGCCGTCGCGCTTTGTCGAGTACGCTCAATTGGCGGCCGAGACGGCAGGGGTGGACTATGTGGACCACGGCGCTTACGTGGCCGCCCGGTATGAGGCATTAGGGGCTGACACAGTCAACTCCTACTACCCCAATGATCACACCCATACCAGCCCGGAAGGGGCACAGGTCGTGGCGGATGCGTTCCTGAAAGCAGTGGCTTGCAGTGATGTCGCGCTCAAGGAGGTCTTGACCAGTACGGATTTCCCGGGTGACTGTCTGTAG
- a CDS encoding enoyl-CoA hydratase/isomerase family protein (enoyl-CoA isomerase), with protein MTTPTLTPKYFNITYPQEYVAHVEINRADKMNSFFEAMWLELHTIFTHLSHSPTVRAIILSGAGPKAFTAGLDVKAASQGLLSSDDSQSDPARKAFHLRRHITSFQDCISAIERCEKPVIVAMHGFSLGLAVDIATAADVRLCAADTKFAVKEVDIGLAADIGTLSRLPKVVGNFGWVKEVALSARVFGAEEALRVGFVSQVFGGKEEVLKGALEIAGLIASKSPVAVLGTKDILNWSRDRSVEDGLRYTSVWNSAALQTKDVSAALLSGIQKRKPTFEKL; from the exons ATGACGACCCCAACCCTAACCCCCAAATACTTCAACATAACCTACCCCCAAGAATATGTTGCGCACGTCGAAATCAACCGTGCCGACAAAATGAACTCCTTCTTTGAAGC aatgtgGCTCGAACTCCACACAATCTTCACCCACCTCTCACACTCCCCAACCGTCAGagccatcatcctctccggTGCCGGCCCCAAAGCCTTCACCGCCGGATTGGACGTCAAAGCCGCCAGCCAGggcctcctctcctccgacGACAGTCAAAGCGACCCCGCCCGCAAAGCCTTCCATCTGCGCCGCCACAtcacctccttccaagaTTGCATTTCGGCCATCGAGCGCTGCGAGAAGCCCGTTATCGTGGCCATGCATGGCTTCTCCCTCGGTCTGGCCGTGGACATCGCCACGGCGGCGGATGTCCGGCTCTGTGCCGCTGATACCAAGTTCGCCGTGAAGGAGGTGGATATTGGTCTTGCAGCGGATATTGGGACGCTGAGTCGGTTGCCGAAGGTGGTGGGGAATTTCGGGTGGGTGAAGGAGGTGGCCTTGAGCGCGAGGGTGTTTGGGGCCGAGGAGGCGCTGCGGGTTGGGTTTGTTAGTCAGGTGTTTGGGGGCAAGGAGGAGGTTCTCAAGGGGGCGTTGGAGATTGCTGGGTTGATTGCTAGTAAGAGTCCGGTTGCTGTGTTGGGCACGAAGGATATTTTGAATTGGAGTCGGGATCGGAGTGTGGAGGATG GTCTTCGGTATACGAGTGTGTGGAACAGTGCTGCGTTGCAGACGAAGGATGTCAGCGCGGCGTTGTTGTCGGGGAttcagaagaggaagcctaCGTTTGAGAAGTTGTAA
- a CDS encoding Hsp20/alpha crystallin family protein (predicted protein): protein MSLFRTMPTAGDFSPLFRLLDDYDTHRQSRGQVSSVRSFAPRFDVRETDDAYHFDGELPGISQKDIDIQFSDPQTLVIKGRSEREYHSPEAGETKETEGESKEVVKKENNKPRFWVSERSVGEFHRTFTFPSRVDQENVKASLKNGILSLVVPKAAAYTGKKITIE, encoded by the coding sequence ATGTCTCTCTTCAGAACCATGCCTACCGCTGGAGACTTCTCCCCTCTCTTCCGTCTTCTGGACGACTATGACACCCACCGCCAGAGCCGTGGTCAGGTGTCCAGCGTGCGCTCCTTCGCTCCTCGCTTCGACGTCCGCGAGACCGACGATGCCTACCACTTCGACGGTGAACTCCCTGGCATCTCTCAGAAGGACATCGACATTCAATTCTCCGACCCTCAGACTCTTGTGATCAAGGGCCGCTCCGAGCGCGAATACCACTCCCCTGAAGCCGGCGAAACCAAGGAGACAGAGGGTGAGAGCAAGGAAGTGGtaaagaaggagaacaacaAGCCTCGCTTCTGGGTCAGCGAGCGCTCCGTGGGCGAATTCCACCGCACCTTTACTTTCCCATCTCGCGTCGACCAGGAGAACGTCAAGGCCAGCCTTAAGAACGGCATCCTCTCCTTGGTCGTGcccaaggctgctgcttACACTGGCAAGAAGATCACCATCGAGTAA
- the tfb5 gene encoding TFIIH complex subunit TFB5 (predicted protein), translating into MPLQNVDNVPQIFSAIITTISSLARLATYSRVHITILIECDPSVKAIILKYDEERHDYIVEDLDDDRHLVIKESQLQNLKIRLGRELDEKVMQPEESESDE; encoded by the exons ATGCCTTTACAGAATG TCGACAATGTTCCGCAGATTTTCTCTGCAATCATCACGACCATCTCATCGCTTGCGCGACTTGCTACATATTCACGCGTCCACATTACCA TCCTGATCGAATGCGATCCGTCCGTGAAAGCCATTATTTTGAAGTatgacgaagaaagacaCGACTACATTGTGGAGGACCTGGACGATGACCGCCACCTGGTTATCAAGGAAAGCCAACTGCAGAACCTGAAGATCCGGTTGGGAAGG GAACTCGATGAAAAGGTCATGCAGCCTGAGGAGTCGGAATCTGACGAATGA
- a CDS encoding putative MFS multidrug transporter (predicted transporter (major facilitator superfamily)), with protein MVAVQHTEEFPSEATPLLNNSPAESDESNVPISFGRGFTIVSAMGLLLFTQATNMSMMTTAQSDIAADLDAFSETTWFTSAYLIAMSSVTPLAGRLSQIFTPRVYVLFSCVLLSIGLFITAAARNLAVFLLGRALTGCGGGGIMVTTIILTLDLTSKKRRGLYIGLINVGMTTGVSTGAVLAGLLTPAFGWRIIFWVQAPLCFIVGPIQYFAIPSSSTNDEPLWGRALVRKLAKVDYGGALALSISVFLLLFSLASPEIQLVPLILSLAPFAVFLLIESRFTSEPIIPVEVLGMRSVVLTCLSGLASMMARWSVLFFTPVYAMVVRNWSPASAGLILVPTNAGFGLGGLLVGWLHIRKTGSYYISNIIVFLSFALANLVLAILSTPSSPTIAYLAVTFFNGLAAGALMNYSLSHLLHLTRPDVHYVVSALIAMSRGFAGSFGSAIGGGFFQRELKTSLETGFAAHGLPEQDELIRKLLGSPAMVKSLTGIKRLVAIQSYEQAVKTLLLGSCVLALVATVAQAGTGWRPDRGDGRVRDDLENIVERE; from the exons ATGGTTGCAGTACAGCATACGGAGGAATTCCCCTCGGAGGCAACGCCTCTCCTCAATAACTCGCCCGCCGAGTCAGACGAGAGCAATGTTCCTATTTCATTTGGTAGGGGATTCACAATTGTCTCCGCAATGGGACTCCTCCTCTTTACGCAAG CTACCAACATGTCCATGATGACAACGGCACAGTCGGATATTGCAGCGGATCTCGATGCGTTTTCAGAAACAACATGGTTTACTTCAGCTTATCTA ATTGCAATGTCTAGTGTCACTCCGCTCGCGGGTCGACTTTCTCAAATATTTACTCCCCGTGTATacgttctcttctcttgcGTGCTTCTATCGATAGGCCTTTTCATCACCGCGGCAGCTCGAAATCTAGCCGTCTTCCTTTTGGGGCGGGCACTTACCGGGtgtggcggcggcggtaTCATGGTTACAACGATAATCCTTACCCTTGACCTGACTAGCAAAAAGCGGAGAGGGTTATACATTGGGCTGATCAATGTTGGAATGACGACCGGTGTCTCAACCGGTGCGGTGCTGGCCGGGTTACTAACGCCAGCTTTTGGATGG CGCATTATCTTCTGGGTTCAAGCGCCACTTTGCTTCATTGTGGGCCCGATTCAGTACTTTGCTATCCCCTCAAGTTCAACGAACGATGAGCCCCTCTGGGGTCGTGCCTTGGTACGGAAACTGGCCAAAGTTGACTATGGCGGAGCCCTAGCTTTG AGTATCTCCGTATTTCTGCTGCTCTTTAGCCTTGCGTCACCAGAGATTCAACTTGTACCGTTGATCTTGTCTCTCGCCCCCTTCGCCGTGTTCTTGTTGATTGAATCCCGATTCACGTCGGAGCCCATAATCCCGGTAGAAGTGCTTGGTATGCGAAGTGTTGTTTTGACCTGTCTCTCAGGCCTTGCTTCAATGATGGCCCGCTGGTCGGTTCTCTTTTTCACACCCGTGTACGCAATGGTCGTCCGAAACTGGTCCCCGGCCTCTGCTGGCCTGATCCTAGTACCGACAAATGCTGGATTCGGACTCGGGGGTCTCCTCGTAGGCTGGTTGCATATTCGTAAAACCGGCAGTTACTATAT CTCGAATATCATCGTATTCTTGTCGTTTGCACTGGCAAATCTCGTCCTCGCAATTCTCTCAACACCTTCCTCACCTACTATTGCCTACCTGGCCGTGACATTCTTTAACGGTCTCGCGGCCGGCGCTTTGATGAACTACAGCTTATCTCATCTACTGCATCTCACACGACCAGACGTACATTATGTCGTGAGCGCCCTGATTGCTATGTCGAGAGGCTTTGCAGGAAGCTTTGGCTCTGCCATTGGCGGAGGATTCTTCCAACGCGAGCTGAAAACGAGCTTAGAGACCGGCTTCGCAGCCCATGGTCTACCAGAACAGGATGAACTGATCCGCAAGCTGCTCGGTAGCCCGGCCATGGTAAAGAGTTTAACTGGGATTAAAAGGTTAGTCGCGATACAGAGCTATGAACAAGCGGTTAAAACACTACTGCTAGGTAGCTGTGTTTTGGCCCTGGTAGCAACGGTCGCCCAAGCGGGCACCGGCTGGAGGCCTGACCGGGGTGATGGAAGAGTACGGGATGATCTGGAGAATATTGTAGAGAGGGAGTAA
- a CDS encoding uncharacterized protein (predicted protein): MANLSITPERLLIAAAVLLPYLLLVKRLRFQRARKIEAKFNGRPLSSMTVKEAHEIFRELRELEFPYTLHSAMKLSLLKTGSIPTMTKLFVATRQLNEKNASKRAADTEVVLNEVHDREPGSESHLLGIARMNYLHARYRKAGKILDEDMLHTLGSAVVDIVRGVDRNEWRRLTDVERCAIGVFHRALGDAMEIPFTFLPSHETGWKDGIHFAQELYDWTMAYEKAAAQPTDSTRYIGRRLMELAKLRKFILRYLSLPRPDSKAVHVLNDSPDPSTGLYTWNLWIEHPWYIKPTVKHRWGPKALLVRLFGNGAIPSQTDEYKESGYDLRTIGPAAQEKRGQDEMEAIFQSLKGTNYAAGCPFHA, translated from the exons ATGGCCAATCTCAGTATAACACCCGAACGCCTTCTAATTGCGGCGGCAGTATTACTACCATACCTACTTCTTGTCAAGCGTCTTCGCTTCCAACGTGCCCGTAAAATTGAGGCGAAGTTCAACGGACGTCCTCTGTCCAGCATGACCGTGAAAGAAGCCCACGAGATCTTCCGCGAACTGCGAGAACTAGAGTTCCCGTACACTCTCCACAGCGCTATGAAGCTATCACTACTGAAA ACAGGATCCATTCCTACAATGACCAAATTATTCGTCGCCACTCGCCAGCTCAACGAAAAGAATGCGTCCAAACGGGCCGCAGATACCGAAGTGGTCCTTAACGAGGTTCATGATAGAGAGCCCGGTTCCGAGTCCCATCTATTGGGAATTGCACGGATGAATTACCTGCATGCTCGGTATCGCAAGGCGGGCAAAATCCTGGACGAAGATATGCTGCATACCCTTGGCTCTGCTGTTGTCGATATTGTCAGGGGTGTCGATAGAAATGAATGGCGTCGGTTGACGGATGTTGAAAGATGTGCTATCGGTGTGTTCCATAGGGCGCTGGGAGATGCGATGGAAATCCCCTTCAcattccttccttctcatgaGACTGGTTGGAAGGACGGGATACACTTCGCCCAGGAACTCTATGACTGGACGATGGCATATGAGAAGGCCGCAGCTCAACCGACGGATTCGACGAGGTATATTGGTCGGAGACTGATGGAATTGGCCAAAT TGCGAAAGTTCATACTGCGTTATCTCAGCTTGCCGAGACCGGATTCCAAAGCTGTGCATGTGTTAAACGATTCTCCCGACCCGTCCACGGGACTGTATACCTGGAATCTCTGGATCGAACATCCGTGGTATATCAAACCTACGGTTAAGCACAGATGGGGACCGAAAGCTCTCTTAGTACGGCTCTTTGGAAATGGGGCTATTCCTTCACAAACGGACGAGTACAAGGAGTCGGGGTACGACTTGCGTACTATAGGTCCTGCAGcgcaggagaaaaggggacaggatgagatggaggcTATCTTTCAGAGCCTGAAGGGAACAAATTATGCTGCTGGATGTCCTTTCCATGCATGA
- a CDS encoding uncharacterized protein (predicted thioesterase), which translates to MAILDNWKLIILCILVAAYKNLPFVWFIRFLRALITRLLITPITHKDLSPECLFLPAIHRTRSPLTECDYNIHKCNSTYFTDLDISRGNLSLLLFSQRLSFRPTPTTAVMILSGVQIVFRREIKPYQAYEVWSRVLSWDEKWIYIVSHFVKRGAFPHRRFLLQPNTPGDRTRPKVGSDQSPEKQVFASAVSRYVFKQGRKTFPPEQMLVECGLLPSKDMDKGLAMWSLIEERRKRDLEAAQLKVGWDAVHNTFDGDATKVLGRYTDLLWR; encoded by the exons ATGGCTATACTCGATAACTGGAAACTCATTATACTGTGCATTCTAGTAGCTGCATACAAAAACCTACCTTTCGTGTGGTTT ATTCGTTTCCTTCGAGCTCTAATCACACGACTTTTGATAACCCCAATCACACACAAGGATCTCAGTCCAGAATGCCTATTTCTTCCAGCAATCCACCGCACACGATCCCCTCTCACAGAATGTGACTACAACATCCACAAGTGTAACTCGACCTACTTCACCGATCTCGACATCTCCCGCGGCAACCTGAGTCTCCTCCTATTCAGCCAACGCCTGTCATTCCGCCCTACCCCAACCACCGCAGTCATGATCCTGAGCGGAGTGCAAATCGTCTTCCGCAGAGAGATTAAGCCCTACCAAGCGTACGAAGTCTGGTCCCGGGTCCTCAGCTGGGACGAGAAATGGATTTACATTGTGTCGCATTTTGTTAAGAGAGGCGCGTTTCCCCATCGCAGGTTTCTGCTGCAGCCGAATACACCCGGAGATCGTACCCGGCCGAAGGTTGGTAGTGATCAGTCGCCGGAGAAACAGGTGTTTGCGTCCGCTGTGTCCCGGTATGTTTTTAAGCAGGGCCGGAAGACTTTCCCGCCGGAGCAGATGCTGGTCGAATGTGGTCTTCTGCCTTCTAAGGATATGGATAAGGGACTGGCTATGTGGAGCCTAATTGAGGAGCGGAGGAAGCGGGATCTGGAAGCTGCACAGTTGAAGGTTGGGTGGGATGCCGTGCATAATACTTTTGATGGGGATGCTACTAAAGTGCTGGGTCGGTATACTGATCTCTTGTGGCGATGA